The genomic window TTATGGTGAACGTGCAAACTTTCGGTGCTCAGTAGGTATTGTAAGCCTATCAGACAGTTTAGGTTAAGCAGTGAGAGttaaccaaaaataaaaaagttatgAGCTGTGAgttaaaagacactaaaaacaCTCTGTACACCTGAGGTTGTAACCACTAACCCTAAACATAAAGGTGTCCACTTCCTCCTGAATGTCCTGATTGCTCATCTTGTTGCCATTCTCATCTGTAGTCTTCAAGAGCATGTCCAAAAATGCTCGTCTTTTCTTCGGGCCCTGGTCAGAGTCACTGTCTGGTTCAGTGTTGGAAATATTCTCTGATCTTTCAGTTATCACCTGTAAAGAAACAAAGTGGAATATTGCCCAATATTGTGTCCTCTATGTGAGTGAATGCTGAAACACCTGTGTATTTCAGTAAACACACTACTATTGACAGATTTTCAAACCACTGGCTCTGTTACTCACACTGTATGTAAAGGAGTGTAGAATCTTGAGTGTCTTGTTGTGTTCCCGACCCTCACCAAAGTAGTTGTATACAAAGTCAGGCCAAAACCAAGGTGTCCTCTGTCTGCGGCTGATGATGTCACTCATtctgaggaaaataaatattgaaatatgaaatattgaaattaaatattgtCTGTATTAGAATCttcaaaacagagaagaaaatgaaattaactCACTTGTACACACTTTTAACATATTCTGAATCAGAGTTACTCTGAGCATAAATTTTCTTTCCCATTGCAGTTTCTGAAAAGACATTATGTGTTTTGTTCAATCCACTGCATAAATCCAGAATCCAGTATAAAGAGTTGGGTATTTTTTCTTGCTGTATATAGATTAGATAATATGCTAAGGATCCACataagcacacatgcacattcaacATCCATGTACTCACCACAGATGATGTCCAGTGCACAGAGGGTGACGTGATTGAAGCAGTTAAATGGACCCTTCCCCGCCTGtttctccagcttctccacCAGGATCTCAGCCTGCTCGTTCATCACTTCCAAGAAGTCTGTCAGGATGGAGAAGTGGAAGGTGGGAGTCAACATCTTACGCCGCTGACGCCACTTAAGCCCAGTGCTGCTCAAACAAGGAGGACAAATCGAAGATGGTTTAAAGgtaagagaaaacacaggacCCATGTACATATTCTTATGTAAATAATGATGACTGTGAATAAGATGAAAACGAATGGCAGGAAAAGCAGATGCAacctttttcttcatttaaatttaatttgaatattcATTTCTAAATTTAGTGTCCAGAACCTGCTTAGACATAGTCTACAATATACATCTGAGACATAGCTATGAATTGTGATTAATCTGTTGCACATCTTGTTTTTCAAACCCACAGTTCCCTTTTCTGATTGTTACTAGTTGGCTTTTAACATCATGCAGAGGAAAACTGCAGGCACATACCTAGTGAGAAGGCCAGTTCCAAGCCAAGGGTGGAGGAAATTGTAAGAATAGGCTTTGTCCATGTGAACAGGGTTAGTCAGAACTGTCTACAAAAGAGAGTAGCAACTGtcataaacagaaataaaaataaatatatacagcccaaattaaaaaaaatgtattatgtgGTTATTTTTATACCATTTGGGCCGCTATAAATATAGGTGGAGGTCGGGCCTAAATGATGAGCAGTAGCAGTTGTGTagtatgtactgtacagtgGCCACAGTCTGAACAtcagcagtgttttaatgtgtaatGTCATTATAAATAGACCAAGTTGTCACTTAAGTAACAAGGTTAAAATCAGTTCAAACTATCTGGCTGAATTTAGCTTTAGCGCTATAGCCCCCCACTTCATTAAATGTGTGAGCTGTTTtgaatatgtacagtatgtgggtgTTATATTTATGTAAAGTGTAATGTACAAAGACTACAAAAGCTTTATATACACAAGTTAAGGCATGTGGACATTTTTAAGTTACACCCACTGTACTGTGCACTTAACGTTGTAAATGAGTTCTGAGTTAGCATACCTCAACAGTTTCAGCATGAAACAGAACCACAAATGGTAATGGTCCAACCCAGAGTTTAAACAATGGTGCATCAAAGAACTCGCGGGTAAAATCCTCAATTTGACGGAAGAAATCTGAAACATGCACATATAAAGTAATGAATCCCTTCAGTTGATGTGAAAAAATTGTTCCATATCAGTTCTACAGTGCCTAATGGTCTGTGCTTTGACAATCTGCATATAAATCAGCCTTTGCAGGCTCCTGTAGCAGCATGTTGATTTTTCTTACCTCCTGAATTGGTCTTGAACTGCAGTGCATTTCCAACTAGGGGGTATGTCCCCTCCAGCTGGGGAATAGGCTTCATCTCGAACCATTTGTGCAGGTAACTGCTGAGCAGCTTGTAGGTGATGTAAGTCAGAGTAGCAATGAAGATACTAACTCCAACTAAAGGTATCGTGTAACTACCAAGTGTAGCTGCCATCTTTTTTGCTGTCTGTACAaacagtctttgtgtgtgtggcaacaCCAGGCTGTGGTCCTGTG from Lates calcarifer isolate ASB-BC8 linkage group LG5, TLL_Latcal_v3, whole genome shotgun sequence includes these protein-coding regions:
- the LOC108901662 gene encoding cytochrome P450 4V2, with product MAATLGSYTIPLVGVSIFIATLTYITYKLLSSYLHKWFEMKPIPQLEGTYPLVGNALQFKTNSGDFFRQIEDFTREFFDAPLFKLWVGPLPFVVLFHAETVETVLTNPVHMDKAYSYNFLHPWLGTGLLTSTGLKWRQRRKMLTPTFHFSILTDFLEVMNEQAEILVEKLEKQAGKGPFNCFNHVTLCALDIICETAMGKKIYAQSNSDSEYVKSVYKMSDIISRRQRTPWFWPDFVYNYFGEGREHNKTLKILHSFTYSVITERSENISNTEPDSDSDQGPKKRRAFLDMLLKTTDENGNKMSNQDIQEEVDTFMFRGHDTTAASMNWALHLLGSHPEAHSKVQQELQEVFGTSDRSINMEDLKKLRYLECVVKEALRLYPSVPFFARSLCEDCHINGFKVPKGANAIIVTYALHRDPRYFPEPEEFRPERFLPENSVGRPPYAYIPFSAGLRNCIGQRFALMEEKVVLASILRNFNVEACQKREDLRPVGELILRPEKGIWIKLEKRTPQA